Proteins from a genomic interval of Cryptosporangium phraense:
- a CDS encoding DoxX family membrane protein — protein sequence MARARTMPRHTAAPAETEHHSLFEDRSVLDALWSAVVAAPTSVMPPTPPSAEDAPEDEGPAQPEAAATPAHAQPADPAPETAASPAHSAPAPAATPTHSAPAPAAGVPAAEAFEPVLGRPVFPAGMPGGAPPNRPTPAPATAPATAPAPATATAPAPAPAAPTPTGPAASTPPPGSAEHNAHTEHPAHTEHPPRVTGPFDLSYAAPPVTNRTIWAGPRHAAPHDWNSLSALLTIETPAAVTDAGLLVLRLVVGLTMAAHGAQKAFGAFGGDGFTATADGFSALGYQPGALFALAAIVGELFGGLFLAAGLLTPLAAGGIIGVTINAMVAVNLGNGFFATHDGIELPLILSGAALGLLLAGPGRYSADARIPFFNGAAVQTAAAGIALVALLASLGAHLA from the coding sequence CGGACGATGCCCCGCCACACGGCCGCACCGGCCGAGACCGAACACCACTCGCTGTTCGAGGATCGGTCGGTGCTGGACGCCCTCTGGAGCGCGGTGGTAGCGGCCCCCACGAGTGTGATGCCCCCGACGCCCCCGAGCGCGGAAGACGCCCCCGAGGACGAGGGCCCCGCCCAGCCAGAGGCCGCTGCAACCCCAGCCCACGCGCAGCCCGCCGACCCGGCGCCCGAGACCGCGGCGTCGCCCGCGCACTCCGCGCCCGCGCCCGCGGCCACCCCCACGCATTCGGCGCCGGCGCCGGCGGCGGGGGTTCCGGCGGCGGAGGCATTCGAGCCGGTCCTCGGTCGGCCGGTCTTCCCGGCCGGCATGCCGGGCGGAGCCCCGCCCAACCGCCCGACCCCGGCCCCGGCCACGGCCCCGGCCACGGCCCCGGCCCCGGCCACGGCCACGGCCCCGGCCCCGGCCCCGGCGGCACCCACGCCCACCGGCCCCGCCGCCTCGACGCCCCCGCCCGGCTCCGCCGAGCACAACGCGCACACCGAACACCCCGCACACACCGAACACCCGCCCCGCGTCACCGGGCCGTTCGACCTGAGCTACGCCGCCCCGCCCGTCACCAACCGCACGATCTGGGCGGGCCCGCGCCACGCCGCCCCGCACGACTGGAACTCGCTCTCCGCGCTGCTCACGATCGAGACCCCGGCCGCCGTCACCGACGCCGGCCTGCTCGTCCTGCGCCTGGTCGTGGGGCTCACCATGGCCGCCCACGGCGCCCAGAAAGCCTTCGGCGCGTTCGGCGGCGACGGCTTCACCGCGACCGCGGACGGCTTCTCCGCGCTGGGCTACCAGCCCGGCGCCCTGTTCGCGCTGGCCGCGATCGTCGGCGAGCTCTTCGGCGGCCTGTTCCTCGCCGCCGGGCTGCTCACCCCGCTGGCGGCGGGCGGCATCATCGGGGTCACGATCAACGCGATGGTCGCGGTGAACCTCGGCAACGGCTTCTTCGCGACGCACGACGGCATCGAGCTACCGCTCATCCTCAGCGGAGCCGCGCTCGGCCTGCTGCTCGCCGGCCCGGGCCGCTACTCGGCCGACGCCCGGATCCCGTTCTTCAACGGCGCCGCCGTACAGACCGCCGCCGCCGGCATCGCCCTGGTGGCCCTGCTAGCCAGTCTGGGCGCTCACCTCGCCTGA